The Ahaetulla prasina isolate Xishuangbanna chromosome 3, ASM2864084v1, whole genome shotgun sequence genome window below encodes:
- the RPS20 gene encoding small ribosomal subunit protein uS10 yields the protein MAFKDTGKAPVEQEVAIHRIRITLTSRNVKSLEKVCADLIRGAKEKNLKVKGPVRMPTKTLRITTRKTPCGEGSKTWDRFQMRIHKRLIDLHSPSEIVKQITSISIEPGVEVEVTIADA from the exons GCATTTAAAGATACTGGGAAGGCCCCTGTGGAACAAGAAGTAGCAATTCATCGAATCAGAATTACTTTGACAAGTCGCAATGTGAAGTCTCTTGAAAAGG TTTGTGCAGATCTCATCAGAGGTGCTAAAGAGAAAAATCTAAAAGTGAAAGGGCCTGTTCGCATGCCTACTAAG ACTCTGCGGATCACTACGAGAAAAACAccatgtggtgagggttccaaaactTGGGATCGTTTCCAAATGCGTATACATAAGCGCCTCATTGATTTACATAGTCCTTCAGAGATTGTCAAGCAGATAACTTCTATCAGCATTGAGCCTGGGGTGGAAGTTGAAGTTACTATTGCTGATGCTTAA